Proteins from a genomic interval of Nitrospira sp.:
- the lptB gene encoding LPS export ABC transporter ATP-binding protein: MTQGTESELLGTSDFVTGPHTSCLRARGLEKSFRGRKVVKGVAIEVRAGEVVGLLGPNGAGKTTIFDMVVGLCQPDEGEITFNGESITDLPMYQRARRGIGYLPQESSVFRRLSVEKNVLAILEILGYPRGERMARVDELLKDLDLLHIRGSMAYALSGGERRRLEITRALATSPSFMLLDEPFAGIDPIAVADIQQIILRLKDKGIGILITDHNVQETLSITDRAYIINEGLILESGSPEAIVKSETARAVYLGERFKL, translated from the coding sequence ATGACGCAGGGAACCGAATCGGAATTGCTGGGGACGTCGGACTTCGTGACCGGTCCGCACACATCGTGCTTGCGGGCTCGAGGGTTGGAGAAGAGTTTTCGCGGGCGAAAAGTCGTCAAGGGCGTGGCAATCGAAGTGCGTGCTGGCGAAGTGGTCGGGCTGCTTGGTCCGAACGGCGCGGGAAAGACCACGATCTTCGATATGGTGGTGGGTCTCTGCCAGCCGGACGAGGGGGAGATAACGTTTAACGGCGAGTCCATCACGGATTTGCCGATGTATCAACGGGCCAGGCGGGGGATCGGGTATCTCCCGCAAGAGTCGTCGGTCTTTCGTCGCCTTTCCGTAGAGAAGAATGTCTTGGCGATTTTGGAAATCCTAGGCTATCCTCGTGGTGAGCGGATGGCACGGGTTGATGAGTTGCTCAAGGACCTTGATCTCCTCCACATTCGTGGCAGTATGGCGTATGCGCTGTCAGGAGGAGAGCGTCGTCGATTGGAAATCACCAGGGCCTTAGCGACAAGCCCCTCCTTCATGCTCCTGGATGAACCGTTCGCCGGGATTGATCCGATCGCGGTGGCCGACATTCAGCAGATTATTCTTCGACTGAAAGACAAGGGCATTGGGATTCTCATCACCGATCATAATGTTCAAGAGACGTTATCCATTACCGATCGTGCCTATATTATTAATGAAGGATTGATCCTGGAATCCGGTTCTCCGGAGGCCATTGTCAAGAGTGAAACCGCTCGGGCTGTGTATCTTGGAGAGCGATTCAAGCTGTAG
- the rpoN gene encoding RNA polymerase factor sigma-54, with translation MKLRLDLRLSQKLIMTPQLQQAIKLLQLSRLELQQSLTQHLLENPLLDEVQAEVEEAEAAAAEGKTEDPSATATQDNAEEAGTPEERGSPEEFSASGWEEYFGSDRRAGDSEYPSSSQDEFPSYEQTVAKATSLEEHLLWQLSLSGLSEREKAIGRLLIGNLDDDGYLRITLAEVVSGSEFAEAEAESVLKDIQTFDPTGVGARDLPECLLLQLGHLGKNPMGSLGARPGALKGAVVEGIILHHLKDLEKKQYAKIAKALNVTVEEVFEATKLIGDLEPKPGRPFTNTQNYVIVPDVFVVKNEGEWVVLLNDDGLPRMRISPYYKQLMTAGDGGTAETKSYLDEKLRAAQWVIRSIDQRNKTIVKVVTSIVKFQEQFFEQGIEHLKPLVLKQVAEDIGMHESTISRVTANKYMYCPQGMLELKFFFNAGLQRADQPSDMMSSVSVREMIRKMIAEEDVQRPLKDEEIAARLKLQQVLIARRTVAKYRAEDNIPSASQRKRHF, from the coding sequence ATGAAACTTCGTCTCGATTTGAGGCTTAGCCAGAAGCTAATCATGACGCCGCAGTTGCAGCAGGCGATTAAGCTGTTGCAGCTGTCTCGTCTTGAATTGCAGCAAAGTCTGACCCAGCATCTGCTCGAAAATCCTCTTCTTGATGAAGTGCAGGCTGAAGTTGAGGAAGCTGAAGCGGCGGCGGCAGAAGGAAAAACGGAAGACCCCTCTGCAACGGCCACACAAGATAACGCGGAGGAGGCGGGAACTCCTGAGGAGCGAGGCTCGCCAGAAGAGTTTTCAGCCTCTGGATGGGAAGAGTACTTTGGCTCGGATCGTCGAGCCGGGGACTCGGAATATCCCTCCTCGTCTCAGGATGAGTTTCCCTCTTACGAGCAAACGGTGGCCAAAGCCACATCACTGGAAGAGCATTTGCTTTGGCAGCTCTCGCTCTCGGGTCTTTCAGAACGAGAGAAAGCCATTGGACGCCTGCTCATCGGAAATTTGGATGACGATGGCTATTTGAGAATAACTCTGGCCGAAGTTGTCAGCGGGAGCGAATTTGCGGAGGCGGAGGCCGAGTCGGTCCTCAAGGACATTCAGACCTTTGATCCAACCGGCGTCGGGGCACGTGATCTGCCGGAGTGTCTACTGCTTCAACTTGGCCATCTGGGCAAGAATCCGATGGGGTCGCTCGGTGCAAGGCCTGGTGCGCTCAAGGGAGCCGTCGTTGAAGGTATTATTCTGCATCATCTCAAGGACCTTGAAAAGAAACAGTATGCCAAGATTGCCAAAGCCTTGAATGTCACCGTTGAGGAAGTCTTCGAGGCGACGAAGCTGATCGGGGATCTGGAGCCGAAACCTGGTCGTCCGTTCACGAACACGCAGAATTACGTGATTGTGCCCGACGTCTTCGTCGTCAAGAACGAAGGGGAGTGGGTGGTCTTACTGAACGACGACGGATTGCCGCGTATGCGGATCAGTCCGTATTACAAGCAACTCATGACGGCTGGTGATGGCGGGACGGCTGAAACTAAGTCTTACCTCGATGAAAAGCTCAGAGCCGCCCAGTGGGTGATTCGGAGTATCGATCAACGGAATAAAACGATCGTCAAGGTCGTGACGAGTATTGTGAAGTTTCAGGAGCAGTTTTTTGAGCAAGGGATTGAACATCTGAAGCCCTTGGTCCTCAAGCAGGTGGCGGAAGACATCGGAATGCATGAATCGACGATTAGTCGAGTCACCGCCAACAAGTATATGTACTGCCCGCAAGGGATGCTCGAATTAAAGTTCTTCTTCAACGCAGGACTTCAACGCGCTGATCAGCCCTCTGACATGATGTCGTCGGTGTCGGTCCGCGAAATGATTCGGAAAATGATTGCCGAGGAGGATGTGCAGCGCCCGCTGAAGGATGAGGAGATTGCGGCGCGTTTGAAACTCCAGCAGGTCCTGATCGCGCGTCGTACGGTGGCGAAGTATCGCGCCGAGGATAACATCCCTTCTGCAAGCCAGCGAAAACGCCATTTTTAG
- the rpsM gene encoding 30S ribosomal protein S13, protein MARIAGIDLPRDKRTDIGLTYIYGIGRAAAREILRKAGVEGAIRIKDLSEDKIVKLREIIDRDHRVEGDLRKETSLNIKRLIDTGTYRGLRHRKGLPVRGQRTKTNARTRKGRRAGVTSKPKPTAR, encoded by the coding sequence ATGGCACGCATCGCAGGCATCGATTTGCCAAGAGACAAGCGGACCGATATCGGCCTCACGTACATCTACGGGATTGGGCGAGCCGCCGCACGAGAAATTCTGCGGAAGGCCGGTGTGGAGGGGGCGATTCGGATCAAGGATCTGAGCGAAGACAAGATCGTCAAGCTCAGAGAAATTATTGATCGCGATCACCGCGTCGAGGGGGACCTTCGGAAGGAGACGTCCCTGAACATCAAGCGATTGATCGACACCGGGACCTATCGAGGTCTGCGCCATCGAAAAGGGTTGCCGGTGCGTGGCCAGCGCACGAAGACCAATGCCAGAACGCGGAAGGGCCGACGTGCTGGTGTGACAAGCAAACCGAAACCGACAGCCAGATGA
- the lptC gene encoding LPS export ABC transporter periplasmic protein LptC: protein MWDVVARRSLLTVSGALAAFLIYLLFVNADSAPTNQPVAPGAIESADAKISDFTFTQTKGDVVQWRVQAKQARLFELEKRAVLSDVEVTLYGQAGKEVTVLGDEGALDTATKNFVLANRTEPLIIATGSGYTIYTNHLAWTDATKIIQTGDPVRIVGNGLEITGKGLLGRTESEEFEVLDDVHVDLVSGS from the coding sequence ATGTGGGATGTAGTAGCCAGACGAAGCCTCCTTACTGTAAGTGGAGCACTGGCAGCATTCCTGATTTATCTGCTGTTTGTGAACGCAGACTCCGCTCCCACAAATCAGCCTGTTGCGCCAGGTGCCATTGAAAGCGCAGATGCGAAAATCTCTGATTTTACCTTCACACAGACCAAGGGAGATGTGGTGCAGTGGCGGGTGCAGGCCAAGCAGGCGCGCCTATTCGAGTTGGAAAAGCGCGCAGTCCTGAGCGACGTTGAAGTGACGCTCTATGGACAAGCCGGGAAAGAGGTGACCGTTCTGGGGGACGAAGGCGCGCTCGATACGGCCACGAAAAACTTCGTCTTGGCGAATCGAACGGAACCGCTGATCATCGCGACGGGAAGCGGATATACGATCTATACCAATCACCTGGCATGGACCGATGCCACAAAGATCATTCAGACCGGTGATCCCGTCCGCATTGTCGGCAATGGATTGGAAATTACCGGCAAAGGATTACTGGGACGGACAGAGTCTGAAGAGTTTGAGGTACTTGATGATGTTCATGTGGATCTCGTTTCTGGTTCTTAG
- the secY gene encoding preprotein translocase subunit SecY, with protein MLERLFTSFQNIFKIPELRTRVLFTLGMLVVYRVGAHIPTPGINGDALSDFLAKQGGALLGFLDIFSGGSLSRLTIFALGIMPYISASIILQLLTVVVPHLSKLAKEGERGRKKIIQYTRFGTIVIALIQGFGIAIGLEQMNQGAFVLNGGWAFRLMTVITLTAGTGFLMWLGEQITERGIGNGISLIIFSGIVARLPAAVAQTFDLYKVGQLNIILLVALAVLMVSVVAAIVFLESGRRKIPVQYAKRVVGRRVFGGQSTHIPLKINTAGVIPPIFASSIIAFPATIAGFFETPWVKAIGSQLAPGSLLYTLMYVGLILFFCFFYTAVVLNPVDMADNMKKYGGFVPGIRPGQRTSDYIYNVLTKITFAGAIYLAIVCVIPEFLIYKMNVPFYFGGTSLLIVIGVGLDTAQQIESHMLMRNYEGFLGKGMAPLRGRNG; from the coding sequence GTGCTTGAGCGACTTTTTACCAGCTTCCAGAATATCTTTAAGATTCCTGAGCTGAGGACCCGTGTCCTGTTTACGCTTGGGATGCTCGTTGTCTATCGAGTGGGCGCTCACATTCCTACTCCTGGGATCAATGGCGACGCACTCTCTGATTTCTTGGCGAAGCAGGGTGGCGCGCTGCTCGGATTTCTGGACATCTTCTCAGGCGGCTCACTTTCCAGGCTGACGATTTTCGCATTGGGCATTATGCCCTACATCAGCGCCTCCATCATTCTTCAATTGCTCACCGTGGTGGTCCCGCATCTCTCCAAGCTTGCGAAAGAGGGAGAGCGTGGTCGCAAGAAAATTATCCAGTACACCCGCTTTGGCACGATCGTAATCGCGCTGATTCAGGGGTTTGGTATTGCGATCGGTCTTGAGCAAATGAATCAAGGCGCCTTCGTGTTGAACGGAGGATGGGCATTTCGTCTGATGACGGTCATTACGCTCACGGCCGGTACCGGTTTTCTCATGTGGCTCGGCGAGCAAATTACCGAGCGTGGGATCGGCAATGGAATTTCACTCATCATTTTCTCGGGAATCGTAGCCCGTCTTCCAGCGGCGGTGGCTCAGACCTTCGATCTCTACAAGGTCGGGCAGCTCAATATTATCTTGTTGGTTGCCCTTGCTGTGTTGATGGTCTCTGTGGTGGCTGCGATTGTGTTTCTTGAGAGTGGCCGGCGCAAGATTCCTGTTCAGTATGCGAAGCGCGTCGTGGGGCGCCGTGTCTTTGGTGGGCAGAGCACGCATATTCCGTTGAAGATCAATACGGCTGGCGTCATCCCTCCGATCTTTGCCTCGTCGATTATCGCATTTCCGGCAACGATTGCCGGCTTCTTCGAAACTCCTTGGGTGAAGGCGATTGGCTCACAGCTTGCGCCAGGATCCTTGCTCTATACGCTCATGTACGTCGGGCTCATCCTCTTCTTCTGTTTCTTTTACACAGCCGTGGTTCTAAATCCTGTTGATATGGCTGACAACATGAAGAAGTATGGGGGATTTGTGCCCGGCATTCGACCTGGGCAGAGGACGTCTGATTACATCTACAATGTACTGACGAAGATCACATTCGCGGGGGCTATCTATCTCGCCATTGTGTGCGTTATCCCTGAGTTTTTGATCTATAAGATGAACGTCCCGTTCTATTTTGGGGGTACGTCACTCTTGATCGTGATCGGAGTAGGGCTGGATACGGCCCAACAGATCGAGTCCCATATGCTGATGCGTAATTATGAGGGTTTTCTCGGCAAAGGGATGGCTCCATTGCGCGGCAGGAATGGGTAA
- the infA gene encoding translation initiation factor IF-1 codes for MGKEDIIEIQGTVAETLPNAMFRVKLDNGHILLAHISGKMRMHFIRILPGDKVTVEMSPYDLTRGRITYRFK; via the coding sequence GTGGGAAAAGAAGACATTATCGAAATACAGGGAACGGTAGCAGAGACATTACCCAATGCCATGTTTCGTGTGAAACTTGATAATGGACATATTCTACTAGCTCATATTTCTGGAAAAATGAGGATGCACTTTATCCGAATTCTTCCGGGCGACAAAGTCACGGTGGAGATGTCTCCATACGATTTGACGAGAGGCCGAATCACTTACCGTTTCAAGTAG
- the raiA gene encoding ribosome-associated translation inhibitor RaiA, which produces MKLRITGRHMDVTPALRRYLETRFDRLDRYELKVGIVQVVLSVEKLQHKAEAVCVVHGKRVQAKTSTREMYATIDALVDRIDGQLRKLKERLVSHKPAKATRVRSVRALAAEWQAEPAFKVERRAVPVLSLAEAHDRFGDHSEAFLLFAHIETGNLHVLQRSTGGRVLVFEPFAEGRRGHSFPETRE; this is translated from the coding sequence ATGAAGCTACGAATCACTGGCCGCCACATGGATGTGACGCCCGCACTTCGTCGGTATCTTGAGACACGATTCGATCGGCTGGATCGGTACGAATTGAAAGTCGGGATTGTTCAAGTGGTCTTGAGTGTTGAGAAGCTGCAGCATAAGGCAGAAGCTGTCTGTGTGGTCCACGGGAAACGTGTGCAAGCGAAAACTTCGACGCGAGAAATGTACGCGACGATTGATGCCTTGGTGGACCGTATCGATGGCCAGCTCAGAAAGCTGAAGGAGCGATTGGTCAGTCATAAGCCTGCAAAGGCTACCCGAGTCCGGTCGGTGCGCGCGCTGGCGGCCGAGTGGCAAGCGGAGCCAGCCTTCAAGGTGGAGCGTCGGGCTGTGCCGGTCCTGTCCCTCGCGGAGGCACATGATCGGTTCGGTGATCACAGTGAGGCCTTTCTGTTGTTTGCACATATTGAGACCGGGAATCTCCATGTGCTTCAACGGAGCACCGGCGGGCGGGTATTGGTCTTTGAGCCTTTTGCTGAAGGTCGTCGAGGACATTCCTTCCCAGAGACAAGGGAATGA
- the rplQ gene encoding 50S ribosomal protein L17, protein MRHRKKGRQLGRQTKHRWALFRSLVTSLLEHERIETTEAKAKEIRGFTDRMITLGKEGTLPARRRALAFIRSKDVVSKLFSDVAGRFKDRQGGYTRMVKTRRRIGDGAEMVAIELVTMVEKASSKAAALPATTTPAVSPEASA, encoded by the coding sequence GTGCGACACAGAAAAAAAGGCCGTCAACTTGGTCGGCAGACGAAGCATCGATGGGCCCTGTTCCGGAGCCTCGTGACCTCGCTCTTGGAGCATGAGCGTATTGAGACGACCGAGGCGAAGGCAAAAGAGATTCGCGGGTTTACCGATCGGATGATTACGCTGGGGAAGGAAGGAACCTTGCCGGCTCGTCGCCGGGCCCTCGCGTTTATCCGGAGCAAAGATGTGGTTTCAAAACTGTTCAGCGATGTTGCGGGACGATTCAAGGATCGGCAGGGTGGGTACACCCGTATGGTGAAGACTCGCCGCCGCATCGGCGACGGGGCGGAAATGGTGGCGATCGAGTTGGTGACGATGGTGGAGAAGGCCTCATCCAAGGCGGCCGCCCTTCCAGCGACGACAACTCCCGCCGTTTCTCCGGAAGCCTCTGCCTAG
- the rpsD gene encoding 30S ribosomal protein S4 — translation MLAPEFRRPVTGGNAVAKYRGPVCRLCRREGEKLFLKGTRCMTEKCAIERRSYPPGQHGQGRPRNSDYSLQLREKQKLRRIYGLQECQFRGLFEKAERQSGVTGDALLRLLECRLDNVAYRLGFGASRKQARQIVSHGHLTMNGKKINVAGATVKTGDVIQVRERSRNLLSIQTSLEGVDGRGIPDWLELDKGTLKGVVRALPTKEQITLPVNEQMVVELYSR, via the coding sequence ATGTTGGCGCCAGAATTCAGGCGTCCTGTAACCGGAGGTAATGCAGTGGCTAAGTATCGGGGTCCAGTTTGCCGTCTCTGTCGACGCGAAGGCGAGAAGCTCTTTTTGAAGGGCACTCGGTGCATGACCGAAAAGTGTGCCATTGAGCGACGGAGTTATCCTCCAGGTCAACATGGGCAGGGGCGCCCCAGGAATTCTGACTATAGCCTGCAATTGCGCGAGAAACAAAAATTGCGGAGAATCTACGGATTGCAAGAGTGCCAATTCCGCGGTCTGTTTGAAAAAGCGGAGCGGCAATCTGGCGTCACCGGCGATGCTCTGTTGCGACTGTTGGAATGCCGGTTGGACAATGTGGCCTACCGTCTCGGGTTTGGCGCGTCTCGCAAGCAGGCCCGCCAGATTGTGAGTCACGGTCACCTGACCATGAACGGCAAGAAAATCAATGTTGCCGGAGCTACGGTCAAGACAGGGGATGTGATTCAGGTGCGTGAACGAAGCCGAAATTTGCTCTCCATCCAAACGTCACTGGAAGGTGTCGATGGGCGCGGAATTCCGGATTGGTTGGAGCTTGATAAGGGCACGCTCAAGGGAGTCGTTCGTGCCTTGCCGACAAAGGAACAGATCACGCTGCCAGTCAACGAGCAGATGGTCGTCGAATTGTATTCTCGATAG
- a CDS encoding LptA/OstA family protein: MWISFLVLSLLAPVIAESVTPVGAAVPAGSAPAQAPTTITAKKMTVRNQDSQAVFEGSVILTQGTLMVYSDKMVVSFSPQSADAKKGEPGEIKKSDPSSTAKPIGKGADVMPGASGRSVKQIEATGHVRIEKETGNATSNKAVFDNSRRVVTLTGDPVAWEKGTRVSGEKIVIYLDEDRSVVEGGSHLLIDGERGGMK; this comes from the coding sequence ATGTGGATCTCGTTTCTGGTTCTTAGTCTCTTGGCCCCGGTCATAGCCGAATCTGTGACACCTGTGGGTGCGGCTGTCCCTGCTGGGTCAGCTCCCGCTCAGGCTCCGACAACTATTACCGCAAAAAAAATGACGGTGCGTAATCAGGATAGTCAGGCCGTCTTTGAAGGGTCGGTTATTCTGACGCAAGGGACGTTGATGGTCTATTCGGACAAGATGGTGGTGTCGTTCTCCCCTCAGTCTGCGGATGCCAAGAAAGGGGAGCCTGGAGAAATCAAGAAGAGTGATCCCTCTTCTACAGCCAAACCAATAGGCAAGGGTGCCGATGTGATGCCAGGGGCTTCAGGTCGGTCCGTCAAGCAGATTGAGGCGACTGGCCATGTGCGCATCGAAAAAGAGACCGGAAATGCGACCTCCAATAAGGCGGTGTTCGACAATAGTCGACGGGTTGTGACCTTGACCGGGGATCCGGTGGCTTGGGAGAAGGGGACGCGAGTCAGCGGTGAGAAGATCGTGATTTACCTGGATGAAGATCGAAGTGTCGTTGAAGGGGGTTCGCATCTCCTCATCGACGGCGAACGTGGCGGAATGAAATGA
- the rpsK gene encoding 30S ribosomal protein S11, with the protein MSVKKGKKKERRIVQAGVAHVQASFNNTIVTITDMGGNTVVWASSGNQGFKGSRKSTPFAAQRAGEAAARKAMESGMRQIDVYVNGPGAGRESAIRSLQAAGLRINLIRDVTPIPHNGCRPPKRRRV; encoded by the coding sequence ATGAGTGTGAAGAAGGGCAAGAAGAAGGAACGCCGGATTGTTCAGGCCGGTGTGGCGCATGTCCAGGCATCCTTCAATAATACGATTGTCACGATTACTGACATGGGCGGCAATACGGTCGTCTGGGCCAGCTCTGGCAATCAGGGGTTTAAGGGCTCTCGTAAGAGTACCCCGTTCGCGGCACAGCGTGCCGGCGAAGCGGCCGCCCGTAAAGCCATGGAGAGTGGCATGCGTCAAATTGATGTGTATGTGAACGGGCCTGGGGCTGGTCGTGAATCAGCCATTCGCTCGCTCCAGGCCGCTGGCCTGCGCATCAATCTGATTCGCGATGTCACGCCGATTCCCCATAACGGCTGCCGTCCACCGAAGCGGAGACGGGTGTAG
- the rpmJ gene encoding 50S ribosomal protein L36, whose product MKVKSSVKPICAKCMVVRRRGVVRILCENPRHKQRQG is encoded by the coding sequence ATGAAAGTAAAGTCATCAGTCAAGCCGATTTGTGCCAAGTGTATGGTCGTTCGTCGCCGGGGCGTCGTGCGAATTTTGTGTGAGAACCCCAGGCACAAGCAACGTCAGGGATAA
- the map gene encoding type I methionyl aminopeptidase: MIILKTPAEINVMAQASRVVAEALEVVRKAVRPGVTTEDLDRIAEQAIRDRGAIPAFKGYRSYPKTLCASVNEQVVHGIPSKRKLKDGDIIGLDLGAVVGGFYGDSAVTVAVGETSESVARLIQVTQEALDLGIQKAVVGNRLTDISYAVQRHVEAAGYSVVTEFVGHGIGRQLHEEPQVPNYGKAGQGPRLQYGMVLAIEPMVNMGGSAVRVLEDRWTAVTADGSLSAHFEHTIAIQPAGPARVLSQRVLDAA, translated from the coding sequence ATGATCATTCTGAAGACGCCTGCGGAAATTAATGTGATGGCTCAGGCGTCGCGAGTAGTTGCTGAAGCGCTAGAAGTTGTCAGGAAGGCCGTGAGGCCTGGCGTGACCACGGAGGATCTTGACCGTATCGCAGAGCAAGCCATACGTGACCGTGGGGCTATCCCGGCATTCAAGGGATACCGCAGCTACCCGAAGACTCTCTGCGCTTCAGTCAATGAACAGGTTGTTCATGGAATTCCTTCAAAACGGAAACTGAAGGACGGCGATATCATCGGTCTAGACTTGGGGGCGGTTGTCGGCGGGTTTTATGGTGACTCTGCAGTCACTGTGGCGGTCGGCGAAACCAGTGAGTCTGTTGCTCGATTGATTCAGGTGACGCAAGAAGCTCTTGATCTTGGTATCCAAAAGGCTGTTGTCGGTAATCGGCTTACCGACATTTCTTATGCGGTACAGCGCCATGTTGAAGCCGCTGGATATTCAGTCGTAACGGAGTTCGTCGGCCATGGTATCGGCCGTCAACTTCATGAAGAACCTCAAGTGCCCAACTACGGGAAGGCTGGTCAGGGGCCGCGTCTACAGTACGGGATGGTTCTGGCGATCGAGCCGATGGTCAACATGGGTGGCAGTGCGGTGCGTGTGCTTGAGGATCGGTGGACGGCGGTGACGGCAGACGGTAGCCTTTCAGCCCACTTTGAGCATACAATAGCAATTCAGCCGGCGGGGCCGGCGCGGGTGCTCAGTCAGAGAGTGCTAGACGCCGCATAA
- a CDS encoding adenylate kinase, with protein MRLVFLGAPGVGKGTQAEKVAAQYGMAKISTGDLLREAVRAQTALGKDAKSYMDQGKLVPDSVVIGLVRDKLSDPSCANGFVLDGFPRTVPQAEELGHVLSQRNIRLDRVINFQVSREDVVRRLSGRRSCPKCQATFHMDFAPPKKSDSCDRCGEALVQRSDDKRDAIETRLRVYEEQTSPLIAYYDSKGLLTHLDGASAVETVYQNLTKVLTPFKKV; from the coding sequence ATGCGGCTGGTCTTTCTTGGGGCCCCTGGAGTAGGGAAGGGCACGCAGGCTGAAAAGGTTGCTGCCCAATATGGAATGGCCAAGATCTCGACCGGTGATTTGCTGCGAGAAGCTGTCAGGGCCCAGACTGCTCTTGGGAAAGATGCCAAGAGTTACATGGATCAGGGTAAGTTAGTCCCTGATTCTGTCGTCATCGGATTGGTGCGTGACAAGCTGAGCGATCCAAGCTGCGCCAACGGTTTCGTGCTTGATGGTTTTCCACGGACTGTGCCGCAGGCTGAAGAATTAGGTCATGTTCTTTCACAGCGTAATATTCGTCTCGATCGAGTGATCAACTTTCAAGTGTCACGTGAAGATGTCGTGCGTCGCCTCAGTGGTAGGCGGAGTTGCCCAAAATGCCAGGCCACTTTTCACATGGATTTTGCGCCCCCGAAGAAGAGTGATAGCTGTGATCGGTGTGGGGAAGCGCTCGTGCAACGCAGCGATGATAAGCGGGATGCGATTGAGACGCGGTTGCGGGTCTACGAAGAGCAAACCTCGCCATTGATTGCGTACTACGATTCGAAGGGTCTCTTGACGCATCTTGATGGAGCCAGCGCGGTCGAGACGGTGTATCAGAATTTAACGAAAGTGCTGACTCCGTTTAAGAAAGTATGA
- a CDS encoding DNA-directed RNA polymerase subunit alpha: MKDFQIPMRVEVDKDANSPVFGRFTTEAFERGFGTTIGNSLRRVLLSSLTGAAVTTVKIEGVLHEFSTIPGVTEDVTSIILNIKSLRLALHTDKPKTIRLRKKGPGEAKGSDIIHDADVTILTPDLHIATLDKDATLDIEMTVKHGRGYVPAERNKEEGLPIGVIAIDSVFSPIKRVNFHVENARVGRMTDYDKLTMEIWTDATISPRDALSTAANILRDHLDIFINPEERGEGKREAGYDESELEENKNLSRSVNELELSVRAANCLKNANIKTIRDLVQKTENEMLKTKNFGKKSLNEIKEILLEMGLTLGGRVEAGSSSNGSSQSE; this comes from the coding sequence ATGAAAGACTTTCAGATCCCGATGCGGGTTGAAGTCGATAAGGATGCGAATTCCCCAGTGTTCGGTCGATTCACCACCGAGGCGTTTGAGCGGGGATTCGGTACCACGATTGGAAATTCACTTCGCCGTGTATTGTTGTCGTCGTTGACCGGAGCCGCCGTGACGACGGTGAAGATTGAAGGCGTCCTGCACGAGTTTTCAACGATACCCGGTGTCACGGAAGACGTGACTTCCATTATCTTGAACATCAAGAGCCTGCGCTTGGCTCTTCATACCGATAAGCCGAAGACGATTCGTTTGAGGAAGAAGGGACCAGGCGAAGCCAAGGGGTCCGATATTATCCACGATGCCGATGTGACCATTCTCACGCCGGATCTTCATATTGCGACGCTGGATAAAGATGCCACGTTGGATATTGAAATGACGGTGAAGCATGGTCGTGGATATGTTCCGGCCGAGCGCAATAAGGAAGAAGGATTGCCGATCGGTGTCATCGCGATCGATTCCGTGTTCTCGCCCATTAAGCGTGTGAACTTCCATGTGGAAAACGCGCGCGTTGGTCGCATGACCGACTATGACAAGCTGACGATGGAGATCTGGACAGATGCGACCATCAGTCCACGTGATGCCTTGTCGACGGCGGCGAATATTTTGCGCGATCACCTCGATATCTTCATCAACCCGGAAGAGCGCGGCGAAGGTAAGCGCGAGGCGGGATATGACGAGTCGGAGCTTGAAGAGAATAAGAATCTCTCGCGGAGCGTGAATGAACTCGAGCTCTCCGTTCGGGCGGCGAATTGCTTGAAGAATGCCAACATCAAGACCATTCGTGATCTGGTTCAGAAGACGGAAAACGAAATGCTCAAGACGAAGAATTTCGGCAAGAAGTCGTTGAATGAGATCAAGGAAATATTGTTGGAGATGGGCCTCACGCTGGGAGGACGGGTTGAAGCCGGATCCTCCAGCAACGGGAGTTCGCAGTCAGAGTAA